ACGGGAAGATTCCCATTAGAACAATGCCCAGCGCACAGCAAAGGATTGCAGCAACAAGTGAGGGAGAGATAATCAGCCCTGAAAATTCTCTGTCAGGTTCTTTCATGTACATATATACAATTATGCGGAAATAATAAAATACTGAAACGGCGCTGTTCAGGACGCCTATCACTGCAAGCCCTATGTAACCTGCTTTAACAGCAGCGCTGAAAATATAAAACTTTCCAATAAATCCTGCTGTTGGAGGAATCCCTGCAAGGGAAACCATGAAAACTGTCATGCAGATTGCAAGAACAGGATACCTGAAGCCTATCCCGGAATAATCTGAAAGGTTTACAGCCGGGTCTTCCTTCCTGCTTAAAAAAATAACAACACCAAACGCTCCGATGTTCATAAACGTATATGCAAGGAGATAATAGAGAAGCCCTGATGTCCCCATCTCGTTTGATGCAACAAGTGCTACAAGGATGTATCCGGCGTGGGCAATGCTTGAATAAGCAAGCATCCTCTTAATATTATCCTGCGCAATCGCAACAATATTTCCAAGAGTCATGGTAATTACCGCAATTACCCAGATAAGCGATGTAATGTCTGTTTGTATTGATGACAGGGCTGAGTTGACAACCCTGAAAAGCGCAGCAAAGCCTGCAGCCTTTACTGCAGCCGACATAAAAGCGGTTATCGCTGTTGGCGCTCCCTCATAAACATCAGGAACCCACATATGAAACGGCACTGTGGCTATTTTGAAACAAAAGCCTATTATCAGAAGGCCTGCGCCAACATAGAAGAGCGGGTCAACTGAACTTGAAAGAGGTGAAAGGACCTGAGAAATTGTTTTCAGCTTTGTGCTTCCTGCAACTCCGTATATCAACGCAATACCATAGAGAAGAAATGCGCTTGCAAAAGCCCCAAGGAGAAAATATTTCAGGGCTGACTCGTTTGAAAGGGGATTCTTCTTTTCAAATCCTGCAAGGACATAGATTGCAATTGACATTATCTCAAGCCCGAGGAAAATCATTATCATATCTGCCCCTGAAGCCATGAACATCATCCCTGAAACAGCAAAGAGTATTAAGGAATAATATTCCCCGTGCCCGAACTTCTCACTATTCATATGACCTACTGAGATAAGTATTGTCAGGGCGGCTCCAATCAGGAAAATCAGGTTAAAGAAAAGCGAGAAATTATCTACAATCATCATATCCCTGAATATATACTCTTTCCTTCCCCATAAAAAGACAGTAGACTTGAAGGCAAGAAATATTCCCATAATGGAAAGAAATGCCAGCGAAGTCTTGCTTATTCTTGGAAAAACTGCATCAATCAATAAAACCAGACATGCAAAAACTACAAGCATGATTTCAGGCGCTATAGCAAAGAGATTTATATCAGGAAGAAATAAATCCATTTCAGGAACCCTCCTTGCTGATACTACTGTTTTGCTGGTAGCCGCAGGCTTTAGCCTGCGTATTATTAAACAGATTCGCTTTTCTTGCAAATCCTATAGGCAGGACATTCTTGTCCTGCAATGACGAGGTCAGAAAACCCCGTTTATCAAATAGATTTTTTCCTACTCTATTATCCAATTCAACAGGCATATTCTTCTTCTCAACAACCTGATACTGCCCTTTTATCCTGCTTATGAGGTCTTTTATTGTAACCTCTGTTTTATTCAAAAACGGTGCAGGATAAACGCCAATAACAATAATCAGAATGACAATTGGCACTAAAACAATTATTTCTCTGAGCGAGAGGTCCTTAAGGTTTTTATTCTCAGGGTTTTTAATCTCTCCAAACATAACCCTCTGAAACATCCACAGCATATACACAGCAGTAAAGATTATTCCTGTTGCCGCAAGAAATGCAT
The Candidatus Schekmanbacteria bacterium RIFCSPLOWO2_02_FULL_38_14 DNA segment above includes these coding regions:
- a CDS encoding NADH-quinone oxidoreductase subunit N, encoding MDLFLPDINLFAIAPEIMLVVFACLVLLIDAVFPRISKTSLAFLSIMGIFLAFKSTVFLWGRKEYIFRDMMIVDNFSLFFNLIFLIGAALTILISVGHMNSEKFGHGEYYSLILFAVSGMMFMASGADMIMIFLGLEIMSIAIYVLAGFEKKNPLSNESALKYFLLGAFASAFLLYGIALIYGVAGSTKLKTISQVLSPLSSSVDPLFYVGAGLLIIGFCFKIATVPFHMWVPDVYEGAPTAITAFMSAAVKAAGFAALFRVVNSALSSIQTDITSLIWVIAVITMTLGNIVAIAQDNIKRMLAYSSIAHAGYILVALVASNEMGTSGLLYYLLAYTFMNIGAFGVVIFLSRKEDPAVNLSDYSGIGFRYPVLAICMTVFMVSLAGIPPTAGFIGKFYIFSAAVKAGYIGLAVIGVLNSAVSVFYYFRIIVYMYMKEPDREFSGLIISPSLVAAILCCALGIVLMGIFPSSTLQLTQSSVLFAW